Sequence from the Argopecten irradians isolate NY chromosome 12, Ai_NY, whole genome shotgun sequence genome:
CACTATTGTGTAAATGAACGGTACATACCCAAATATTTCCTTCTGcaatattaatgataatatagtcAGACATCAGAATTCTACTTTTCATtgcgcattttcttttaaattacaCTAATTATTATAATAGTAGTTGCTTATTTCAGGTATAAACAACAGAttgttggttttgtatttaGGCTGTATATTGTACAGcaggaaaaaatatatatgacacaATATGCGGTGTGATTTATGGTGTTTATAGAAAATTAGCAAACTCGAGTATGATAAACATGTTATACAATAGTGACGCGTTATTGACAACTATTCCTCCCCATTCTTCATGTATGTTTATTATCATTGTTGGTTTTTCCGCCACTCTCATTGGACTTCCGTACCCCACGTGACCCCTATAACATAACCCCAATGATCGACTAGTAAAGGTTGAATGGAAAAGTAAATTAACCGatctgtctataaatagataGGGAATTTCCGAACCAGTGCATCAAAGcgtggaaaagaaaaaaaaacaagtaaagtaataaaataattgtagCATTTTGGATTCGGTCTGTGCATGCTTTTATTGatcaaagaaaaattatcatCTAACGTCCTAGGTTgataatcttttttttattaatacaaatatgcaTCGACGTcatcaaagtactgtaattgTTTAATATTGGGTTTAAATGAATAAATCTCAATtagttatgaaataattaaataactATCAATACTTTCTATTTTAgaacttttcaatgatgatCTCGAACCCATTCCCGCTATCGACGAGGCTATTGAGTTTCTTAAAAGTGATGTCAGCCCATTCTTAGATAATCTACCAGGTAAGTTATTtgattgggttttttttattagattttttttaaatacacaaTACAATCTGATTTTCATTCCAGATAAAGCTTCTTTAAGAAATCAGAATGGCACTTATATATGCAATATGTATGAAGTTTGTTAATTGAATTGTtgtgtatttcattttgatagccTGGGCCTAGTTATATTATGTGAATGTTATACAGACGTACCATATTGTCTGTGTGTTCTGTTTTTAAACATGGATTCATGGGACGCAACTTTAACGTTAAAACAACTCTATTGGGTGCCATGAAACCTGAAGTTGATGATAAGACATCCACAGcggagttctttactagattatcttcTTTTGTAACATctagaatcagacatgtagtagagaaaaaataatcaagctatgtcttaatgatttttttccaatatgATAGAAACTAGAAGCTTATTGATGAATTtatcatataatgtttatattttacaaatttacaAATTCTCTTTTCAGATCTCCCCGAGGCAGAAAAAATGCATTTCTTGGATGATTGCATTGCCAGTAAGTAAAGCATGTTGAGAcctacatacaaatgtaattgcATTAAGGAATGTATTTCACACCTAcaaaaattttcttttatagaaatatatttcatacatgCATAATTGAATTTCTatagaaatgtattttacaCCTACATGATTGTATTTCTTTAGAAATGTATTTCACatctatataattgtatttctaTAGAAATGTATTTCACATGTACATAATCGTATTTCTatagaaatatgttttacatctacataattttatttctatagAAATGTAATGTGGTTTCTAAAGATGTTAATTTTTCGGCGACTTAATTACGCGATTCAAAGCCGTGATGCTACTGTTCCTGTTGCTTggcaggttttttttttgttctgacCGTGGGAAAAGTTATCTACAAATAAGTTTAAGCGAATATATGATCAAATGTTTTGTAACATCAGGgaccgatttctcgaaacaaacttaagtcaaaaactgacttaagtcataaattttcatatagatacctaaggagaaaaacttaagttttgacttaagtctgcacttttgtttcgagaaatcgggacAGGTCCccattaataatttaattaattaacactAGTTATTTTTCCAAACCTAAAATAAATGCgactttaaatgatattttcaactaCATTTTTATACATTCTGCAAAGAGTATCGCTGTATACCATAATATTGTTCCatcgtttattttttttattttatttatttattttttgttgttgtttatatatatatgaatgcgTTTTGGGAATAATTTACATTTGaacttattatatttttattagcTGCCATGAGCACAGACTTCAGCTCCATGGCTGATGACAAGGAACGCTTGACCGTTCTCGCTCGTCAAGTATTCACATGTGCTGGAGCCGGACTGAAGATTATTTCACGAAACCTTGATATGTCCAGTGTCGATGGTTAGTACAAGAGAAACACATTATCTCGATTTCCATGTAAAACCATATTCAGAACATAGTGTATATCAAGGACCGGTAGTACAACGAAGCCGGGatatctataaatagaaacagaaaatcatttctataataatgataataataatagaaatgtatttgtttctttttattgtaTATTGAACAGAAAAGCTTATTTCCCATTAAAAAACGATTAAACCATCATATGGAAATTGTAAGTTAAAAAAGAGTAGGTTTTGGTTTtgttctattttattttttatttttgggaGGGGAGGGGTTAATATCATTCATTTAACAACAATTTGTACACTCTTGTATACTAATTATGCTACAGTTTGATGGGGAACAGGGGGATATAAATAGAACACATAAAATGAAAGACTGATAACTTGTTATCTCCAGATGCTGATCTGTCACTTGGAGGTGCTCTGTCAACTCGCTTTGATATCCTGGAGGCCGTTATTATTGAAATGGGCCATCTTGCTAAATTCGTTCTTGAATTCGTTGCCAAAGCTGAAAATGGAGGTAAGTATGTCGGTATTTGTTTTCTGTAGAAAATGTCTCTTTATTCAACTAAATCATGAATGATGATAAGTGAACTGCGAGATAAAGTTACTGTTATAGTACCAGTCTTTCTATGTTCCTCTCATCTGTAATGTGAAAAGCTGGTATTTTAACTGTCCAGTAAAACACGATATATATCAGACCAGATTATTGTATACAAGTACATGTGATTACACATTTACGCAAATAGCGAATATTCAtcgacattttttttatcttttcacaGTTCTGGATTTCAGCTTCGATAAACGTTCACCCTCGGTaagtttattaatatataatgcATGAATGCAGGAACGCACACGAAATCATTCTTTTAAAAAGAGCTTAGAATGCactaaataatatttacatagcCTTTTCTAATAAATCGCTATAGCAAAAGTCAAGACCTCAATAAAAGTGAAGTTAGCTGTTTTATTGTGCATATCCTATGaatgtataatacattgttaGATACtggtatatcaaaatatattgtgcatggatatattgtttgtattttctGTTGCAGTCAAAAGAAGAGCTTTTGAAAAGTAAGTATCATTAACTTATTTCTAATGAACTTATTGAAACTCTATTATGTCAATATGaatcatcaaatttatttttaattacattacGTGCCATGAGTACATCGACTTTGTAACTGTCTGATAAAATCAGATATTCATAAGATGAGAAAATCACAAATTCACGGAATACAATGTACTTGCAAGAAAAAATTCCTATGAACAAGTCAATACTGATAAAAATGAGTAGCATATATGATTAGTCATAGAGCATAGGTTttgtttttgaaacaatatatatatacatgtagaaactGTTAGTCAGTATTGCTTGAATGGCTGATTTACAAAATCTCTATAGTCGGcattgtattttgttgtttgcAGTGATTGAAAACTCAAGCCCACAAGAGATCCGTGACGGAGCCGCAGAAATGGAAGACGGTTTGGAAGACGCCATTGCCGTAATGGAAAAAATGATTGAACTTGATGGTAAGTGTATGTTGGTTTCGTTTCTTAGCAACAGATACAAATTTGAAATCGAGtttatattttgattgttttttttttatttttttgtgatcacaaagtcattttttatgttttattttaataaagggGTTCTTGGAGATGACTTCAAGCCAACAGCTAAGTTCATGGAACTCGCAAAGCAACTGAAGAGGGATGAAAAGAAGGAGAAGGAACTAATGGATAATCTCCCAGGTGTGTCAATAAAGtcatagtgatatatatatacatatatatcaacatcaataaacatctcctgaagaacaggatgtatatgtatatatatggatattctaaACGGATAAATGCTTTAATTTGAGCCTTAGATCgacattaatttatttcattcaaatacggaactatttacaaaaataaatcataatctATATGTTCAAGTTTGATTAGTGAGATTCGGTCTATGTCCTGTAATATAAACTGTTATATCCCGGTAATAATTTACATATAGGTAATGTCATTTATTGTCAATAATTGTAAACAAATACTTAATCCAACTCCTTCGAGAGTTTATGAGGTCTTGTAAATCCTtggataattattttaatgccATTTTTGTTCCAGATCTCGATGACAACAAACCATCTCTTTTCCTAAAAGACTGCGAAGAAAGTAAGTTACCATAAAAATAATGCACCATTCAACGTTTATAATACTCTGATGTAAAAATTTAATATAAgaaaattacatataattgtCATATTTCACTGTTCTAATTCACTGAACCTGATGCTTGTATATAGCTGCCAAGAACACCAACTTCGATGACTTTGACACACCAAAAGCTTTCCTGAATGAGGTTTTCCGCCAGGTTCTAGTCTGTGGGGTGTCTGGACTCGAGGTTATGAAGGAGCTGGTTGACCTTGAAGATGTTGATGGTAAATACAATTGATCAAAGTAACCTTGATAAGGATTTTGAAAATAACTCGTAAACCATTATGGCACctatgatattgatatttattttctagATCAGCTGTGGTTTGTAAAATTGAATTGTACGggttttattttgtataactACAGTCAATGCATTCcttaaatgataattaaaaatttcaaaaaaatattgatatgtttGAAAGGAAAATAGGTTATTGCAATGCATTACAAAATATTGGAATACACATTTATATTCCGAAGCAACCTGAAATAACGTATCTTGGTTTTTTTCTAGACGCCAACCTGAACGTTGCCGGCCTTATCGACAGAGTGACAAAATTGGAACAGGCAGTGATTGAGATGGGACATTTGGGAAAATGGACTGCCGAATTTATTGAACGTGTCATGGAAACAggtatgtttaaaatatatgtgtatttgatGGTAGACGCGttaatgtatgttaaaataTGACATCTAATGTTTCTTTACACATGACTGGCATGCAGATATTAGAATTGTTCTTAAAATGACACAAATATGAAACATCTTTATTGTAGGATTTGATGGAAGCGCAAA
This genomic interval carries:
- the LOC138336674 gene encoding uncharacterized protein, with translation MKVFVVVLAVICLCNAKSLKKRIDRQDVEDYLSDKTPGEIRAALAEAKGWVDGVIAEGAKLLAEKELFNDDLEPIPAIDEAIEFLKSDVSPFLDNLPDLPEAEKMHFLDDCIATAMSTDFSSMADDKERLTVLARQVFTCAGAGLKIISRNLDMSSVDDADLSLGGALSTRFDILEAVIIEMGHLAKFVLEFVAKAENGVLDFSFDKRSPSSKEELLKMIENSSPQEIRDGAAEMEDGLEDAIAVMEKMIELDGVLGDDFKPTAKFMELAKQLKRDEKKEKELMDNLPDLDDNKPSLFLKDCEETAKNTNFDDFDTPKAFLNEVFRQVLVCGVSGLEVMKELVDLEDVDDANLNVAGLIDRVTKLEQAVIEMGHLGKWTAEFIERVMETGFDGSANDLVDLQDRMFKSKKGPKPTGFPMLSKGPKPTGGPKPTWFELDDEDRKFSGGKKGGKGKGSKGGKGKGPKPTGGPRPSKGPKPTGGPRPSKGPKPTWGPKIDKKSLLRRIMNALKAY